A single Neoarius graeffei isolate fNeoGra1 chromosome 23, fNeoGra1.pri, whole genome shotgun sequence DNA region contains:
- the LOC132871429 gene encoding protein IWS1 homolog isoform X2, whose translation MDGEEDFSGNHSDDGSGTPVQDEHAIASDAEDERAESHHSEDEGSDREDPASSPAAPADDSESEHEDRTGGGANSGDDEDDDGDEDSLPKRRGSTSETEDPHKEQDSESEHEERESEQKGRSHHSDSDESDREKVNERDSDESDGEKGKERDSDESDGEKVKERDLDESDGEKGKERDSDESDGEKVKERDSDESDGEKVKERDSDESDGEKVKERDSDESDGEKVKERDSDESDGEKVKERDSDESDGEKVKERDSDESDGEKVKERDSDESDGEKVKERDSDESDGEKVKERDSDESDREKVRERDSDESDREKVRERDSDESDREKVRERDSDESDGEKVKERDSDESDGEKVKERDSDESDGEKVKERDSDESDGEKVKKRDSDESDGEKVKERDSAGEEDGEERRKDDGERRKAVMQSDSEEEEDKKPKDEAGSEQEDGPAQHVRSDSDDDEQPVKRKKAILSDSDDEDEPKVKKRRAVSDDEDDSGSEEGSEAPDKTVAAKLRELGSDSEDEEESRMKVDTGKKDEKTLFGSDSDSENDEEEKMIADIFGESGDEDEEEFTGFNQEELEGEKQQSQAAGQKRAMDDSDSDDDVERGGKGMSFMSDFDIMLAKRKAQSGKRRRHRDGGTFISDADDVVSAMITKMNEAAKEDRTLNSQKKPALKKLLLLPTVVMHLKKQDLKETFIDSGVMTAIKEWISPLPDKSLPALKIREELLKILQELPSVSQETLKMSEIGRAVMFLYKHPKESRPNKNLALKLINEWSRPIFGLSSNYKCMTREERQQRDLDQQIAPRRRLSSGGQTPRRDLEKVLTGEEKALRPGDPGFCARARVPMPSNKDYVVRPKWNVETDSNRGPVRKSLSRVDKQMRRFADIRRLTKTGHAVKISVEGNRMPL comes from the exons ATGGACGGAGAGGAGGATTTCTCAGGGAATCACTCAG atgatgGTAGCGGCACTCCAGTGCAGGACGAACATGCGATAGCGTCCGACGCTGAAGATGAGAGAGCAGAATCGCACCACTCTGAG GACGAGGGCAGTGACAGAGAAGATCCTGCCTCCAGTCCAGCAGCTCCTGCGGATGATAGCGAATCAGAACATGAAGACAGAACAGGAGGAGGAGCCAACAGTGGTGATGAcgaagatgatgatggtgatgaagacTCTCTTCCTAAGCGAAGAGGAAGCACATCAGAGACAGAGGATCCACACAAAGAGCAAGACAGTGAATCAGAACACGAGGAGCGCGAATCAGAACAGAAGGGGCGGAGCCATCACTCGGACTCGGATGAATCGGACAGGGAGAAGGTAAATGAGAGAGACTCTGATGAATCAGACGGGGagaaagggaaagagagagactcgGACGAATCAGACGGGGAGAAGGTGAAAGAGAGAGACTTGGATGAATCGGACGGGGagaaagggaaagagagagactcaGACGAATCGGACGGGGAGAAGGTGAAAGAGAGAGACTCGGACGAATCGGATGGCGAGAAGGTGAAAGAGAGAGACTCGGACGAATCGGATGGCGAGAAGGTGAAAGAGAGAGACTCGGACGAATCGGATGGCGAGAAGGTGAAAGAGAGAGACTCGGACGAATCGGATGGCGAGAAGGTGAAAGAGAGAGACTCGGACGAATCGGATGGCGAGAAGGTGAAAGAGAGAGACTCGGACGAATCGGATGGCGAGAAGGTGAAAGAGAGAGACTCGGACGAATCGGATGGCGAGAAGGTGAAAGAGAGAGACTCGGACGAATCGGATGGCGAAAAGGTGAAAGAGAGAGACTCGGACGAATCGGACAGGgagaaggtgagagagagagactcggaTGAATCGGACAGGgagaaggtgagagagagagactcggaTGAATCGGACAGGgagaaggtgagagagagagactcggaTGAATCTGACGGGGAGAAGGTGAAAGAGAGAGACTCGGATGAATCTGACGGGGAGAAGGTGAAAGAGAGAGACTCGGATGAATCTGACGGGGAGAAGGTGAAAGAGAGAGACTCGGATGAATCGGATGGGGAGAAGGTGAAAAAGAGAGACTCGGATGAATCGGACGGGGAGAAGGTGAAAGAGAGAGACTCAGCTGGAGAGGAGGACGGTGAGGAGCGGAGGAAAGATGACGGAGAGCGGAGGAAAGCTGTGATGCAGTCTGACAGTGAGGAAGAGGAGGATAAGAAGCCTAAAGATGAAGCAGGAAGTGAGCAGGAAGACGGTCCAGCTCAGCACGTTCGCTCTGACAGCGATGATGACGAGCAACCAG TGAAGAGGAAGAAGGCGATTCTCTCTGACAGCGATGACGAAGACGAGCCAAAAG TGAAGAAGAGGAGGGCTGTGTCAGATGATGAAGACGACTCCGGTAGTGAGGAAGGCTCTGAGGCTCCTGACAAGACGGTTGCTGCTAAACTCAGAGAGCTCGGCTCGGAcagtgaggatgaggaggagaGCAGGATGAAGGTGGACACGGGAAAAAAAGACGAGAAGACGCTATTCGGCAGCGACAGTGACTCGGAAAATGATGAGGAAGA gaAAATGATAGCTGACATCTTTGGAGAGTCAGGAGATGAGGATGAAGAGGAGTTTACA ggctTTAATCAGGAGGAGTTAGAGGGGGAGAAGCAGCAGTCTCAGGCTGCAGGACAGAAGCGAGCAATGGACGACTCGGACTCAGACGACGATGTGGAAAGAGGAGGGAAAGG TATGTCATTCATGTCTGATTTCGACATCATGCTTGCGAAAAGAAAAGCTCAAAGTGGCAAGCGGAGACGGCATCGAGACGGAGGAACCTTCATCAGTGACGCCGATGATGTCGTCAGTGCCATGATCACCAAGATGAACGAAGCGGCTAAG gaggATCGGACACTGAACAGTCAGAAGAAGCCGGCTCTGAagaagctgctgctgctgcccacCGTCGTCATGCATTTAAAGAA GCAGGATCTGAAGGAGACGTTTATAGACAGTGGTGTGATGACTGCGATTAAAGAGTGGATCAGTCCTCTCCCTGATAAGAGTCTTCCAGCCCTGAAGATCAGAGAGGAGCTGCTGAAGATCCTGCAGGAG ttgCCCAGTGTGAGTCAGGAGACTCTGAAGATGAGTGAAATCGGCCGAGCCGTCATGTTTCTCTACAAACACCCCAAAGAGTCGCGACCCAACAAAAACCTCGCTCTCAAACTCATCA atgaatGGTCGCGGCCCATCTTTGGCTTGTCGTCTAATTATAAATGCATGACCCGTGAAGAAAGGCAGCAGAGAGACCTCGACCAGCAGATCGCCCCCCGCAGGAGACTCAG ctcAGGAGGGCAGACTCCTCGCAGAGATCTGGAGAAAGTGTTAACAGGAGAGGAGAA agCGTTGCGGCCTGGTGACCCCGGGTTCTGCGCGAGGGCGCGTGTGCCGATGCCGTCCAATAAAGACTACGTGGTGCGACCCAAGTGGAACGTAGAGACGGATTCAAACCGG ggTCCTGTAAGAAAGAGTTTATCACGTGTAGATAAACAAATGCGACGCTTCGCTGATATCCGTCGCCTCACGAAGACGGGCCATGCGGTCAAGATCAGCGTCGAGGGCAACCGCATGCCCCTCTGA
- the LOC132871429 gene encoding protein IWS1 homolog isoform X1 yields the protein MDGEEDFSGNHSDDGSGTPVQDEHAIASDAEDERAESHHSEDEGSDREDPASSPAAPADDSESEHEDRTGGGANSGDDEDDDGDEDSLPKRRGSTSETEDPHKEQDSESEHEERESEQKGRSHHSDSDESDREKVNERDSDESDGEKGKERDSDESDGEKVKERDLDESDGEKGKERDSDESDGEKVKERDSDESDGEKVKERDSDESDGEKVKERDSDESDGEKVKERDSDESDGEKVKERDSDESDGEKVKERDSDESDGEKVKERDSDESDGEKVKERDSDESDGEKVKERDSDESDREKVRERDSDESDREKVRERDSDESDREKVRERDSDESDGEKVKERDSDESDGEKVKERDSDESDGEKVKERDSDESDGEKVKKRDSDESDGEKVKERDSAGEEDGEERRKDDGERRKAVMQSDSEEEEDKKPKDEAGSEQEDGPAQHVRSDSDDDEQPVKRKKAILSDSDDEDEPKAVKKRRAVSDDEDDSGSEEGSEAPDKTVAAKLRELGSDSEDEEESRMKVDTGKKDEKTLFGSDSDSENDEEEKMIADIFGESGDEDEEEFTGFNQEELEGEKQQSQAAGQKRAMDDSDSDDDVERGGKGMSFMSDFDIMLAKRKAQSGKRRRHRDGGTFISDADDVVSAMITKMNEAAKEDRTLNSQKKPALKKLLLLPTVVMHLKKQDLKETFIDSGVMTAIKEWISPLPDKSLPALKIREELLKILQELPSVSQETLKMSEIGRAVMFLYKHPKESRPNKNLALKLINEWSRPIFGLSSNYKCMTREERQQRDLDQQIAPRRRLSSGGQTPRRDLEKVLTGEEKALRPGDPGFCARARVPMPSNKDYVVRPKWNVETDSNRGPVRKSLSRVDKQMRRFADIRRLTKTGHAVKISVEGNRMPL from the exons ATGGACGGAGAGGAGGATTTCTCAGGGAATCACTCAG atgatgGTAGCGGCACTCCAGTGCAGGACGAACATGCGATAGCGTCCGACGCTGAAGATGAGAGAGCAGAATCGCACCACTCTGAG GACGAGGGCAGTGACAGAGAAGATCCTGCCTCCAGTCCAGCAGCTCCTGCGGATGATAGCGAATCAGAACATGAAGACAGAACAGGAGGAGGAGCCAACAGTGGTGATGAcgaagatgatgatggtgatgaagacTCTCTTCCTAAGCGAAGAGGAAGCACATCAGAGACAGAGGATCCACACAAAGAGCAAGACAGTGAATCAGAACACGAGGAGCGCGAATCAGAACAGAAGGGGCGGAGCCATCACTCGGACTCGGATGAATCGGACAGGGAGAAGGTAAATGAGAGAGACTCTGATGAATCAGACGGGGagaaagggaaagagagagactcgGACGAATCAGACGGGGAGAAGGTGAAAGAGAGAGACTTGGATGAATCGGACGGGGagaaagggaaagagagagactcaGACGAATCGGACGGGGAGAAGGTGAAAGAGAGAGACTCGGACGAATCGGATGGCGAGAAGGTGAAAGAGAGAGACTCGGACGAATCGGATGGCGAGAAGGTGAAAGAGAGAGACTCGGACGAATCGGATGGCGAGAAGGTGAAAGAGAGAGACTCGGACGAATCGGATGGCGAGAAGGTGAAAGAGAGAGACTCGGACGAATCGGATGGCGAGAAGGTGAAAGAGAGAGACTCGGACGAATCGGATGGCGAGAAGGTGAAAGAGAGAGACTCGGACGAATCGGATGGCGAGAAGGTGAAAGAGAGAGACTCGGACGAATCGGATGGCGAAAAGGTGAAAGAGAGAGACTCGGACGAATCGGACAGGgagaaggtgagagagagagactcggaTGAATCGGACAGGgagaaggtgagagagagagactcggaTGAATCGGACAGGgagaaggtgagagagagagactcggaTGAATCTGACGGGGAGAAGGTGAAAGAGAGAGACTCGGATGAATCTGACGGGGAGAAGGTGAAAGAGAGAGACTCGGATGAATCTGACGGGGAGAAGGTGAAAGAGAGAGACTCGGATGAATCGGATGGGGAGAAGGTGAAAAAGAGAGACTCGGATGAATCGGACGGGGAGAAGGTGAAAGAGAGAGACTCAGCTGGAGAGGAGGACGGTGAGGAGCGGAGGAAAGATGACGGAGAGCGGAGGAAAGCTGTGATGCAGTCTGACAGTGAGGAAGAGGAGGATAAGAAGCCTAAAGATGAAGCAGGAAGTGAGCAGGAAGACGGTCCAGCTCAGCACGTTCGCTCTGACAGCGATGATGACGAGCAACCAG TGAAGAGGAAGAAGGCGATTCTCTCTGACAGCGATGACGAAGACGAGCCAAAAG CAGTGAAGAAGAGGAGGGCTGTGTCAGATGATGAAGACGACTCCGGTAGTGAGGAAGGCTCTGAGGCTCCTGACAAGACGGTTGCTGCTAAACTCAGAGAGCTCGGCTCGGAcagtgaggatgaggaggagaGCAGGATGAAGGTGGACACGGGAAAAAAAGACGAGAAGACGCTATTCGGCAGCGACAGTGACTCGGAAAATGATGAGGAAGA gaAAATGATAGCTGACATCTTTGGAGAGTCAGGAGATGAGGATGAAGAGGAGTTTACA ggctTTAATCAGGAGGAGTTAGAGGGGGAGAAGCAGCAGTCTCAGGCTGCAGGACAGAAGCGAGCAATGGACGACTCGGACTCAGACGACGATGTGGAAAGAGGAGGGAAAGG TATGTCATTCATGTCTGATTTCGACATCATGCTTGCGAAAAGAAAAGCTCAAAGTGGCAAGCGGAGACGGCATCGAGACGGAGGAACCTTCATCAGTGACGCCGATGATGTCGTCAGTGCCATGATCACCAAGATGAACGAAGCGGCTAAG gaggATCGGACACTGAACAGTCAGAAGAAGCCGGCTCTGAagaagctgctgctgctgcccacCGTCGTCATGCATTTAAAGAA GCAGGATCTGAAGGAGACGTTTATAGACAGTGGTGTGATGACTGCGATTAAAGAGTGGATCAGTCCTCTCCCTGATAAGAGTCTTCCAGCCCTGAAGATCAGAGAGGAGCTGCTGAAGATCCTGCAGGAG ttgCCCAGTGTGAGTCAGGAGACTCTGAAGATGAGTGAAATCGGCCGAGCCGTCATGTTTCTCTACAAACACCCCAAAGAGTCGCGACCCAACAAAAACCTCGCTCTCAAACTCATCA atgaatGGTCGCGGCCCATCTTTGGCTTGTCGTCTAATTATAAATGCATGACCCGTGAAGAAAGGCAGCAGAGAGACCTCGACCAGCAGATCGCCCCCCGCAGGAGACTCAG ctcAGGAGGGCAGACTCCTCGCAGAGATCTGGAGAAAGTGTTAACAGGAGAGGAGAA agCGTTGCGGCCTGGTGACCCCGGGTTCTGCGCGAGGGCGCGTGTGCCGATGCCGTCCAATAAAGACTACGTGGTGCGACCCAAGTGGAACGTAGAGACGGATTCAAACCGG ggTCCTGTAAGAAAGAGTTTATCACGTGTAGATAAACAAATGCGACGCTTCGCTGATATCCGTCGCCTCACGAAGACGGGCCATGCGGTCAAGATCAGCGTCGAGGGCAACCGCATGCCCCTCTGA
- the cbln2a gene encoding cerebellin-2a: MRESEKMRSPAVSLLLSCGLLFSLSMSRSQMHNDTEPVVLEGKCLVVCDSNPSSDGGVTSSFGISVRAPGAKVAFSAVRGTNHEPSEMSNKSMTIYFDQVLVNIGHHFDLKASVFLAPRRGIYSFSFHVVKVYNRQTIQVNLMHNEYPVISAFAGDQDVTREAASNGVLLLLERDDRLYLKLERGNLMGGWKYSTFSGFLVFPL; the protein is encoded by the exons ATGAGGGAG AGTGAGAAGATGAGATCTCCAGCCgtttctctcctcctctcctgCGGTCTGCTGTTCTCATTGTCAATGTCTCGCTCTCAGATGCACAACGACACGGAGCCCGTGGTTCTGGAGGGGAAATGCCTGGTTGTGTGCGACTCTAATCCGTCCTCAGACGGGGGCGTCACCTCTTCATTCGGGATCTCAGTGCGAGCTCCGGGGGCCAAAGTGGCGTTCTCAGCTGTCAGGGGGACAAACCATGAACCGTCCGAGATGAGCAACAAGTCCATGACCATCTACTTCGACCAG GTTCTCGTCAATATCGGCCACCATTTTGACCTGAAAGCGAGTGTGTTCCTGGCACCGAGACGCGGCATTTACAGCTTCAGCTTTCATGTCGTCAAGGTCTACAACCGTCAGACCATCCAG gTGAACCTGATGCACAATGAGTATCCGGTGATCTCAGCGTTCGCAGGAGATCAGGACGTGACTCGTGAAGCAGCAAGTAACGGAGTTCTTCTGCTTCTGGAGCGAGATGACCGACTCTACCTGAAACTGGAGAGAGGAAACCTCATGGGAGGATGGAAATATTCCACCTTCTCCGGATTTCTCGTCTTCCCACTCTGA